Proteins from one Cryptomeria japonica chromosome 4, Sugi_1.0, whole genome shotgun sequence genomic window:
- the LOC131027301 gene encoding uncharacterized protein LOC131027301, translating into MTIQDDFPLYSLDSQLDQQISPVEFQDYLNHASDTRMEFLDGQVYPCTNISEDEMHQGINNHILFCQFGEFPSTPNVHTSHELTEATAGFDNENALSSEEIIQAAGAQYVHALAHEGFNWNSHFNVPDQDGLQLVHLLLASAELVSSEQYEEASRMVSQCKKKSSHLGSPIERLCYYFSNALEERIKFQTCPEPEKWKQMSPDFANNFPSDYGKDELYALEALSTRVNPYAVTLQLTAVQAIIDTMGRTN; encoded by the coding sequence ATGACTATACAAGACGATTTTCCACTTTATTCTCTTGACAGCCAACTTGACCAGCAAATTTCTCCTGTCGAGTTTCAGGACTACCTCAACCACGCAAGCGATACCAGAATGGAATTCTTGGACGGTCAAGTTTATCCATGTACAAACATCTCAGAGGATGAGATGCATCAAGGCATTAATAATCATATTTTATTTTGCCAGTTTGGGGAATTTCCTTCAACACCTAATGTCCATACCAGCCATGAGCTCACCGAGGCGACGGCTGGATTTGACAATGAGAATGCCTTGTCGTCTGAAGAAATCATTCAAGCGGCGGGCGCTCAGTACGTGCATGCCTTGGCTCACGAGGGCTTCAATTGGAACTCCCATTTTAATGTTCCAGACCAGGACGGGCTTCAATTGGTTCATCTTCTTTTGGCCTCAGCAGAGTTGGTCAGCAGCGAGCAATATGAAGAAGCCTCCAGGATGGTTAGCCAGTGCAAAAAAAAATCTTCCCATCTGGGGAGCCCCATAGAGAGGCTTTGTTATTACTTTTCCAATGCTCTTGAAGAGAGAATCAAATTCCAAACCTGCCCTGAGCCCGAAAAATGGAAACAGATGAGCCCTGATTTCGCTAACAATTTTCCAAGTGATTATGGGAAAGATGAGTTGTATGCTCTAGAGGCGCTCAGTACTAGGGTCAATCCATATGCCGTAACTCTACAATTAACGGCCGTCCAAGCTATCATTGACACCATGGGGCGTACAAACTGA
- the LOC131027302 gene encoding DELLA protein RGL1-like: MAIPFSYCPVKISYMEEIHEDLFNVKAGEFVVVYAPIVFRTLLYDPILLGNTINVIKNLKPHILVNSEIEEQHNSPCFASRFVEGLFYSSAYFDSLEVMLPDRNDLRRTKFEEACCGKEISNMLACEGKYRRVRHVKMDMWRSFFRQSGFKEKSFSVHAWCQARFLLKQYNHGENFTIEPNGSAITLGWKGTQLHTISLWSISRKRNR; this comes from the coding sequence ATGGCGATTCCCTTCTCCTACTGCCCGGTCAAGATCTCATATATGGAGGAGATTCACGAAGATTTATTCAACGTTAAGGCCGGTGAGTTCGTGGTGGTGTATGCTCCTATTGTTTTCAGAACTCTGTTATATGATCCTATTCTTCTCGGAAATACTATTAATGTTATCAAGAATTTAAAGCCCCACATCTTGGTGAATTCAGAAATAGAAGAGCAGCACAATTCCCCCTGTTTTGCAAGTCGGTTCGTTGAGGGGCTTTTTTATAGCAGCGCTTACTTTGATAGTTTGGAGGTTATGCTGCCGGACAGAAATGATTTAAGAAGGACCAAGTTTGAAGAAGCATGTTGCGGGAAAGAAATAAGCAATATGTTAGCCTGCGAGGGCAAGTACAGGAGGGTGAGACACGTTAAGATGGATATGTGGAGGTCTTTCTTCAGACAATCGGGATTTAAAGAAAAGAGCTTCAGCGTTCATGCTTGGTGTCAGGCAAGATTCTTGCTCAAACAATATAATCATGGAGAAAATTTTACCATTGAGCCAAATGGATCTGCCATAACTTTAGGGTGGAAAGGAACGCAGTTGCACACAATATCTCTATGGTCTATTAGTAGAAAGCGCAATCGCTAG